In Aequorivita sp. H23M31, a single window of DNA contains:
- a CDS encoding hypervirulence associated TUDOR domain-containing protein, producing the protein MKDYKVGDHVKWNSEAGEVSGKIVKVHHSDFKYKGYTHHASKNEPQYEIKSDKSDHIAAHKGSALSKV; encoded by the coding sequence ATGAAAGATTATAAAGTAGGTGACCACGTAAAATGGAATTCGGAAGCTGGAGAGGTGAGTGGGAAAATTGTAAAAGTGCATCATTCGGATTTTAAGTATAAGGGATATACACATCACGCAAGTAAAAATGAACCCCAATATGAAATTAAAAGCGATAAGTCCGATCATATCGCGGCCCATAAAGGTTCGGCACTTTCAAAGGTTTAA
- a CDS encoding O-acetyl-ADP-ribose deacetylase, producing the protein MNLEVIKGDITKQKVDAIVNAANGSLMGGGGVDGAIHRAGGPQILEECKEIVANQGRCPTGEAVITSAGKMPAKYVIHTVGPVWHGGKNNEEEKLAKCYTNSLKLAVQNHCKTVAFPNISTGVYHFPKEKAAEVAVTTVREFVSKNKEIEKVIFVCFDEENFKLIISLLRK; encoded by the coding sequence ATGAATTTAGAAGTAATTAAAGGAGATATTACAAAGCAAAAAGTTGATGCTATTGTAAATGCCGCCAATGGTTCATTAATGGGAGGTGGAGGAGTAGATGGCGCAATACATCGGGCCGGAGGGCCACAGATTTTGGAGGAATGTAAGGAAATAGTCGCTAATCAGGGTCGATGTCCAACTGGAGAAGCTGTGATAACCTCTGCAGGTAAAATGCCAGCAAAGTACGTAATCCATACGGTTGGACCCGTCTGGCACGGAGGAAAAAACAATGAAGAAGAAAAACTTGCCAAGTGCTATACCAACTCTCTAAAATTAGCGGTACAAAACCACTGCAAGACTGTTGCTTTTCCGAATATCAGCACGGGAGTTTATCATTTTCCAAAAGAAAAAGCGGCGGAAGTTGCCGTAACCACTGTTCGGGAGTTTGTTTCGAAAAATAAAGAAATCGAAAAAGTTATTTTTGTTTGTTTTGATGAGGAGAATTTTAAACTTATAATTAGCCTATTGAGAAAATGA